One window of the Canis aureus isolate CA01 chromosome 1, VMU_Caureus_v.1.0, whole genome shotgun sequence genome contains the following:
- the TNFAIP3 gene encoding tumor necrosis factor alpha-induced protein 3 isoform X2 has product MAEQLLPQALYLSNMRKAVKIRERTPEDIFKPTNGIIHHFKSMHRYTLEMFRTCQFCPQFREIIHKALIDRSIQASLESQKKLNWCREVRKLVALKTNGDGNCLMHAASQYMWGVQDTDLVLRKALFSTLKETDTRNFKFRWQLESLKSQEFVETGLCYDTRNWTDEWDSLVKMASTETPVARGGLQYNSLEEIHIFVLCNILRRPIIVISDKMLRSLESGSNFAPLKVGGIYLPLHWPAQECYRYPIILGYDSQHFVPLVTLKDSGPEIRAVPLVNRERGRFEDLKVHFLTDPENEMKEKLLKEYLMVIEIPVQGWDHGTTHLINAAKLDEANLPKEINLVDDYFELVQHEYKKWQENNEQERREMHAQNPLEPSVPQLSLMDVKCETPNCPFFMSVNTQPLCHECSERRQKNQSKSSRLHSKPGPEVLPGIVLGPSRGEAYEPMGWSPEEPAGGPHSAPPTAPSLFLFSETTAMKCRSPGCPFTLNVQHNGFCERCHNARQLTAGHSPDSMRHLDPGKCRACLQDVTRTFNGICSTCFKRTTAEPSSGLSSSVPPSCHQRSKSDPSQLIQSLSPHACRRAGTEAPSGCLSQATRTPGDRTGTSKCRKAGCMYFGTPENKGFCTLCFIEYRENKHFVTASTKASPTAPRFQNAVPCLGRECGTVGSTVFEGYCQKCFIEAQSQRFHEAKRTEEQLVRHFERSSQRRDAPRSTPSASRPKCARASCKNILACRSEELCMECQHLSQRVGAGVHRGEPVPEEPPKQRCRAPACDHFGNAKCSGYCNECFQFKQLYG; this is encoded by the exons ATGGCTGAACAGCTCCTTCCCCAGGCTTTGTATTTGAGCAACATGCGGAAAGCTGTAAAGATACGAGAGAGAACTCCAGAAGACATATTTAAGCCAACCAATGGGatcattcatcattttaaatcCATGCACCGATACACACTAGAAATGTTTAGAACTTGCCAGTTTTGTCCACAATTTCGGGAGATCATCCACAAAGCCCTCATTGACAGAAGCATCCAGGCCTCCCTGGAAAGCCAGAAGAAGCTCAACTGGTGTCGGGAAGTCAGGAAGCTGGTGGCACTGAAAACGAATG GCGATGGAAACTGCCTCATGCATGCTGCCTCTCAGTACATGTGGGGTGTTCAGGACACAGATTTGGTTCTGAGGAAGGCGCTCTTCAGCACTCTCAAGGAGACGGATACACGCAACTTTAAATTCCGCTGGCAGCTGGAGTCTCTTAAATCTCAGGAGTTTGTGGAAACGGGACTTTGCTACGACACTCGG AATTGGACCGATGAATGGGACAGCCTCGTCAAAATGGCATCCACGGAGACACCTGTGGCCCGAGGTGGACTTCAGTATAACTCCCTGGAAGAAATACACATATTTGTCCTTTGCAACATCCTTAGAAGGCCAATCATTGTGATTTCAG ACAAAATGCTGAGAAGTTTGGAATCGGGTTCTAATTTCGCTCCTTTGAAGGTGGGCGGGATTTACTTGCCTCTCCACTGGCCAGCGCAGGAGTGCTACCGATACCCCATCATTCTCGGCTATGACAGCCAGCATTTTGTACCCCTGGTGACCCTGAAAGACAGCGGACCTG aaatCCGAGCTGTTCCACTCGTTAACAGAGAGCGAGGAAGGTTTGAAGACTTAAAAGTTCACTTTTTGACAGATCCTGAAAACGAGATGAAGGAAAAGCTCTTGAAAGAGTACTTGATGGTGATCGAAATTCCTGTCCAAGGCTGGGACCATGGCACCACCCATTTGATCAATGCTGCAAA GCTGGATGAAGCCAACTtacccaaagaaataaatctgGTAGATGATTACTTTGAGCTCGTCCAGCACGAGTACAAGAAGTGGCAGGAGAACAATGAGCAGGAGCGGAGAGAGATGCATGCTCAGAATCCTTTGGAACCTTCCGTTCCCCAGCTTTCTCTCATGGACGTAAAATGTGAAACACCCAACTGTCCTTTCTTCATGTCAGTGAACACCCAGCCTTTGTGCCACGAATGCTCAGAGAGGCGGCAAAAGAACCAAAGCAAATCCTCCAGGCTGCACTCCAAGCCAGGCCCTGAGGTGCTCCCAGGCATAGTGCTTGGGCCCTCCCGGGGAGAGGCCTATGAGCCCATGGGCTGGAGCCCCGAGGAGCCAGCTGGGGGACCTCATTCGGCCCCTCCGACAGCCCCCAGCCTTTTCCTATTCAGCGAGACCACCGCGATGAAGTGCAGGAGTCCCGGCTGCCCCTTCACACTGAACGTGCAGCACAACGGATTTTGCGAGCGCTGCCACAACGCCCGGCAGCTTACTGCAGGCCACAGCCCGGACAGCATGAGGCACTTAGACCCTGGGAAGTGCCGAGCCTGCTTACAGGATGTCACCCGGACATTTAACGGCATCTGCAGTACGTGCTTCAAAAGGACTACAGCGGAGCCCTCCTCGGGCCTCAGCTCCAGCGTCCCTCCTTCCTGTCACCAGCGGTCCAAGTCAGACCCCTCGCAGCTCATCCAGAGTCTCTCCCCACATGCTTGCCGCAGAGCCGGGACCGAGGCTCCCTCCGGCTGCCTCTCTCAGGCCACACGGACTCCAGGGGACAGGACGGGGACCAGCAAATGCAGAAAAGCCGGCTGCATGTATTTTGGGACTCCAGAAAACAAAGGCTTCTGCACGCTGTGTTTCATCGAGTACAGAGAAAACAAAC ATTTTGTCACTGCCTCAACAAAAGCCAGTCCCACGGCCCCCAGGTTCCAGAACGCTGTTCCGTGTTTGGGGAGGGAATGTGGCACCGTTGGCAGCACCGTGTTTGAAGGATACTGTCAGAAGTGTTTCATTGAAGCTCAGAGTCAGAGATTTCATGAAGCGAAAAGGACCGAAGAGCAACTGGTGAGACATTTTGAG CGATCCAGCCAGCGCAGAGACGCTCCTCGAAGCACCCCGAGTGCCTCCAGGCCCAAGTGTGCCCGGGCCTCCTGCAAGAACATCCTGGCCTGCCGCAGCGAGGAGCTCTGCATGGAGTGCCAGCACCTCAGCCAGCGAGTGGGCGCCGGGGTCCACCGGGGCGAGCCGGTTCCCGAGGAACCCCCCAAGCAGCGCTGCCGGGCCCCCGCCTGCGATCACTTCGGCAACGCCAAGTGTAGTGGCTACTGCAACGAGTGCTTCCAGTTCAAGCAGCTGTACGGCTGA
- the TNFAIP3 gene encoding tumor necrosis factor alpha-induced protein 3 isoform X1, with product MAEQLLPQALYLSNMRKAVKIRERTPEDIFKPTNGIIHHFKSMHRYTLEMFRTCQFCPQFREIIHKALIDRSIQASLESQKKLNWCREVRKLVALKTNGDGNCLMHAASQYMWGVQDTDLVLRKALFSTLKETDTRNFKFRWQLESLKSQEFVETGLCYDTRNWTDEWDSLVKMASTETPVARGGLQYNSLEEIHIFVLCNILRRPIIVISDKMLRSLESGSNFAPLKVGGIYLPLHWPAQECYRYPIILGYDSQHFVPLVTLKDSGPEIRAVPLVNRERGRFEDLKVHFLTDPENEMKEKLLKEYLMVIEIPVQGWDHGTTHLINAAKLDEANLPKEINLVDDYFELVQHEYKKWQENNEQERREMHAQNPLEPSVPQLSLMDVKCETPNCPFFMSVNTQPLCHECSERRQKNQSKSSRLHSKPGPEVLPGIVLGPSRGEAYEPMGWSPEEPAGGPHSAPPTAPSLFLFSETTAMKCRSPGCPFTLNVQHNGFCERCHNARQLTAGHSPDSMRHLDPGKCRACLQDVTRTFNGICSTCFKRTTAEPSSGLSSSVPPSCHQRSKSDPSQLIQSLSPHACRRAGTEAPSGCLSQATRTPGDRTGTSKCRKAGCMYFGTPENKGFCTLCFIEYRENKHFVTASTKASPTAPRFQNAVPCLGRECGTVGSTVFEGYCQKCFIEAQSQRFHEAKRTEEQLRSSQRRDAPRSTPSASRPKCARASCKNILACRSEELCMECQHLSQRVGAGVHRGEPVPEEPPKQRCRAPACDHFGNAKCSGYCNECFQFKQLYG from the exons ATGGCTGAACAGCTCCTTCCCCAGGCTTTGTATTTGAGCAACATGCGGAAAGCTGTAAAGATACGAGAGAGAACTCCAGAAGACATATTTAAGCCAACCAATGGGatcattcatcattttaaatcCATGCACCGATACACACTAGAAATGTTTAGAACTTGCCAGTTTTGTCCACAATTTCGGGAGATCATCCACAAAGCCCTCATTGACAGAAGCATCCAGGCCTCCCTGGAAAGCCAGAAGAAGCTCAACTGGTGTCGGGAAGTCAGGAAGCTGGTGGCACTGAAAACGAATG GCGATGGAAACTGCCTCATGCATGCTGCCTCTCAGTACATGTGGGGTGTTCAGGACACAGATTTGGTTCTGAGGAAGGCGCTCTTCAGCACTCTCAAGGAGACGGATACACGCAACTTTAAATTCCGCTGGCAGCTGGAGTCTCTTAAATCTCAGGAGTTTGTGGAAACGGGACTTTGCTACGACACTCGG AATTGGACCGATGAATGGGACAGCCTCGTCAAAATGGCATCCACGGAGACACCTGTGGCCCGAGGTGGACTTCAGTATAACTCCCTGGAAGAAATACACATATTTGTCCTTTGCAACATCCTTAGAAGGCCAATCATTGTGATTTCAG ACAAAATGCTGAGAAGTTTGGAATCGGGTTCTAATTTCGCTCCTTTGAAGGTGGGCGGGATTTACTTGCCTCTCCACTGGCCAGCGCAGGAGTGCTACCGATACCCCATCATTCTCGGCTATGACAGCCAGCATTTTGTACCCCTGGTGACCCTGAAAGACAGCGGACCTG aaatCCGAGCTGTTCCACTCGTTAACAGAGAGCGAGGAAGGTTTGAAGACTTAAAAGTTCACTTTTTGACAGATCCTGAAAACGAGATGAAGGAAAAGCTCTTGAAAGAGTACTTGATGGTGATCGAAATTCCTGTCCAAGGCTGGGACCATGGCACCACCCATTTGATCAATGCTGCAAA GCTGGATGAAGCCAACTtacccaaagaaataaatctgGTAGATGATTACTTTGAGCTCGTCCAGCACGAGTACAAGAAGTGGCAGGAGAACAATGAGCAGGAGCGGAGAGAGATGCATGCTCAGAATCCTTTGGAACCTTCCGTTCCCCAGCTTTCTCTCATGGACGTAAAATGTGAAACACCCAACTGTCCTTTCTTCATGTCAGTGAACACCCAGCCTTTGTGCCACGAATGCTCAGAGAGGCGGCAAAAGAACCAAAGCAAATCCTCCAGGCTGCACTCCAAGCCAGGCCCTGAGGTGCTCCCAGGCATAGTGCTTGGGCCCTCCCGGGGAGAGGCCTATGAGCCCATGGGCTGGAGCCCCGAGGAGCCAGCTGGGGGACCTCATTCGGCCCCTCCGACAGCCCCCAGCCTTTTCCTATTCAGCGAGACCACCGCGATGAAGTGCAGGAGTCCCGGCTGCCCCTTCACACTGAACGTGCAGCACAACGGATTTTGCGAGCGCTGCCACAACGCCCGGCAGCTTACTGCAGGCCACAGCCCGGACAGCATGAGGCACTTAGACCCTGGGAAGTGCCGAGCCTGCTTACAGGATGTCACCCGGACATTTAACGGCATCTGCAGTACGTGCTTCAAAAGGACTACAGCGGAGCCCTCCTCGGGCCTCAGCTCCAGCGTCCCTCCTTCCTGTCACCAGCGGTCCAAGTCAGACCCCTCGCAGCTCATCCAGAGTCTCTCCCCACATGCTTGCCGCAGAGCCGGGACCGAGGCTCCCTCCGGCTGCCTCTCTCAGGCCACACGGACTCCAGGGGACAGGACGGGGACCAGCAAATGCAGAAAAGCCGGCTGCATGTATTTTGGGACTCCAGAAAACAAAGGCTTCTGCACGCTGTGTTTCATCGAGTACAGAGAAAACAAAC ATTTTGTCACTGCCTCAACAAAAGCCAGTCCCACGGCCCCCAGGTTCCAGAACGCTGTTCCGTGTTTGGGGAGGGAATGTGGCACCGTTGGCAGCACCGTGTTTGAAGGATACTGTCAGAAGTGTTTCATTGAAGCTCAGAGTCAGAGATTTCATGAAGCGAAAAGGACCGAAGAGCAACTG CGATCCAGCCAGCGCAGAGACGCTCCTCGAAGCACCCCGAGTGCCTCCAGGCCCAAGTGTGCCCGGGCCTCCTGCAAGAACATCCTGGCCTGCCGCAGCGAGGAGCTCTGCATGGAGTGCCAGCACCTCAGCCAGCGAGTGGGCGCCGGGGTCCACCGGGGCGAGCCGGTTCCCGAGGAACCCCCCAAGCAGCGCTGCCGGGCCCCCGCCTGCGATCACTTCGGCAACGCCAAGTGTAGTGGCTACTGCAACGAGTGCTTCCAGTTCAAGCAGCTGTACGGCTGA